In one window of Macrotis lagotis isolate mMagLag1 chromosome 5, bilby.v1.9.chrom.fasta, whole genome shotgun sequence DNA:
- the B3GNT7 gene encoding UDP-GlcNAc:betaGal beta-1,3-N-acetylglucosaminyltransferase 7: MADPRGGGGSPASPGEAASAPQLLGGLPRALAQGRKPLGSPACALCPPAVPSMGQWKKTIYRSVCLSLVVLVALTVLQRGLTPSQFFDPSQAHTEQGKAGKLPGGLSDSIGFWRIPRKAKIPAPHADDETPVWDVRVSNCSANANLSREAWFRGLEPHFQRFLLYRHCRYFPILMNHPEKCAGEVYLLVVVKSIITQHDRREAIRRTWGLERPAQGGRGAVRTLFLLGTASQEAERAHYQQLLAYEDRLYGDILQWDFLDTFFNLTLKEVHFLKWQATFCPRVRFIFKGDDDVFVSPDNLLEYLADRRPEEDLFVGDVLSRARPIRRKDNKYYIPGPLYSKPFYPPYAGGGGFLMAGGLARRLFHASESLELYPIDDVFLGMCLQALGVRPTAHVGFKTFGIMRNKSSPMNKEPCFFRSMLVVHKLLPPELLDMWELVHGNLTCSRKLQVL, from the exons ATGGCAgacccccggggggggggggggtctcctgCCAGCCCTGGGGAAGCTGCATCAGCCCCGCAGCTGCTGGGCGGGCTGCCCCGGGCTCTGGCCCAGGGGCG CAAGCCCTTGGGCAGCCCTGCCTGCGCCCTCTGCCCTCCGGCTGTGCCCAGCATGGGCCAGTG GAAGAAGACCATCTACCGCTCGGTGTGCCTGTCCCTGGTGGTGCTGGTGGCGCTGACGGTCCTGCAGCGAGGCCTGACCCCAAGCCAGTTCTTTGACCCTTCCCAGGCTCACACGGAGCAAGGCAAGGCCGGCAAGCTTCCCGGCGGCCTCTCCGACTCCATCGGGTTCTGGAGGATCCCCAGGAAGGCCAAGATCCCCGCACCCCACGCCGATGACGAGACCCCGGTCTGGGATGTGCGGGTCTCCAACTGCTCTGCCAACGCCAACCTGTCGAGGGAAGCCTGGTTCCGGGGGCTGGAGCCCCATTTCCAGAGGTTTCTGCTCTACCGTCATTGCCGCTACTTCCCCATCCTGATGAACCACCCGGAGAAGTGCGCCGGGGAGGTCTACCTGCTGGTGGTGGTGAAGTCCATCATCACACAGCACGACCGGCGCGAGGCCATCCGGCGGACCTGGGGCCTGGAGCGGCCGGCCcaggggggccggggggccgtgCGCACGCTCTTCCTCTTGGGCACGGCCTCCCAGGAGGCGGAGCGGGCCCACTACCAGCAACTGCTGGCCTACGAGGACCGGCTCTACGGTGACATCCTCCAGTGGGACTTCCTGGACACCTTCTTCAACCTGACCCTGAAGGAGGTCCACTTCCTCAAGTGGCAGGCCACCTTCTGCCCCCGCGTGCGCTTCATCTTCAAGGGCGACGACGACGTCTTCGTCAGTCCCGACAACCTGCTGGAGTACCTGGCCGACCGGCGGCCCGAGGAGGACCTGTTCGTGGGCGACGTGCTCTCGCGGGCCCGGCCCATCCGCAGGAAGGACAACAAATACTACATCCCCGGGCCGCTGTACAGCAAGCCCTTCTACCCACCCTACGCGGGCGGCGGGGGCTTCCTCATGGCCGGCGGGCTGGCCCGCCGCCTCTTCCACGCCTCCGAGAGCCTGGAGCTCTACCCCATCGACGACGTCTTCCTGGGCATGTGCCTGCAGGCCCTCGGCGTGCGGCCCACGGCACACGTGGGCTTCAAGACCTTTGGCATCATGAGGAACAAGAGCAGCCCCATGAACAAGGAGCCCTGCTTCTTCCGCTCCATGCTGGTGGTCCACAAGCTTCTGCCGCCCGAGCTCCTGGACATGTGGGAGCTGGTCCACGGCAACCTCACCTGCTCCCGCAAGCTCCAGGTGCTCTAG
- the NCL gene encoding nucleolin: MVKLGKAAKNQEPKKMAPPPKEVEDSEEEEDMSEEEEESSGEEVVIPQKKGKKAVPTPAKKVPQTKKAVVATTPAKKAAVTPGKKAAAVTPAKKAATPAKAVLTPGKKGAVPAKAAATPAKAAVPPTKGAKNGKNAKKQDSESEEEDSEEDEDEEFEPPKATKMGAAPTKQDSEEEEDEDEEEEDSDEDEEDEDDSEEEAMDTTPAKGKAAVKAAAGKAGKAKESEEEDEEDEDDEDDDDEDEEEEEEEEEEEEEEEAVPVKEAPGKRKKEMVKQKAPEAKKQKLDAEASSTNFNLFAGNLNFNKTASELKTSITDFFSKKDLTVVDVRIGASRKFGYVEFESAEDMEKAMEFSGSKVLGSEIKLEKAKENKKDRDARTLFVKNLPYKVTQEELKEVFEDAIEVRLVCTKDGTPKGIAYVEFKTEADVDKALEEKQGTEIDGRALILDYTGEKSQGQENSRGKNNSWGSSNSKPMDSKTLVLNNLAYSATEESLQEVFEKATSISLPQNNQGRPKGYAFIEFASVEDAKEALTTCNNIEIEGRAIRLELKGQKTSNAAPRNQSYKTLFVKGLSEDTTEETLKDSFQGSVGARIVTDRETGSSKGFGFVDFGSEEEAKAAKEAMEDGEIDGNKVTLDWAKPSGFGGRGGGRGGGGGGRGGFGGRGGGRGGRGGFGGRGRGSFGGRGGFRGGRGGGGGGDTKPQGKKTKFE; the protein is encoded by the exons ATGGTGAAGCTCGGGAAG GCCGCCAAAAACCAGGAACCAAAGAAGATGGCCCCTCCCCCCAAGGAGGTGGAGGAcagcgaggaggaggaggacatgtctgaggaggaggaggagagcagCGGAGAGGAG gTTGTGATCCCTCAGAAGAAGGGCAAGAAGGCTGTACCTACACCAGCAAAGAAGGTACCACAAACCAAAAAAGCCGTTGTTGCCACCACACCTGCCAAGAAAGCAGCTGTGACTCCTGGTAAGAAGGCAGCTGCCGTGACCCCAGCCAAGAAGGCTGCCACCCCGGCCAAAGCTGTCCTCACACCAGGCAAGAAGGGAGCTGTTCCAGCAAAAGCAGCTGCCACTCCAGCAAAAGCAGCGGTGCCCCCAACCAAAGGGGCAAAAAATGGGAAGAATGCCAAGAAGCAAGACAGTGAGTCTGAAGAAGAGGATAGTGAGgaggatgaagatgaagaattTGAGCCTCCTAAAGCCACAAAGATGGGAGCAGCTCCCACCAAACAAGActctgaggaggaggaggatgaagatgaggaggaggaggacagtgatgaggatgaagaagatgaagatg ACTCAGAAGAAGAAGCTATGGATACCACCCCTGCCAAAGGGAAGGCTGCTGTGAAAGCAGCTGCTGGGAAAGCTGGGAAAGCCAAGGAATCcgaggaggaggatgaggaggatgAAGACGATGAGGATGATGACgatgaagatgaggaggaggaggaggaggaagaagaggaggaggaagaggaagaag CAGTGCCTGTGAAAGAAGCaccagggaagaggaaaaaggaaatggtcaAACAGAAAGCCCCTGAAGCCAAGAAGCAGAAACTAGATG CTGAAGCATCATCTACAAATTTCAATCTCTTTGCTGGTAACCTGAACTTCAATAAAACTGCTTCTGAGCTCAAAACCAGCATCACAGACTTCTTCTCTAAAAAGGACCTTACTGTGGTGGATGTCCGCATTGGCGCCAGCAG GAAGTTTGGCTACGTGGAGTTCGAATCTGCAGAAGACATGGAGAAGGCTATGGAATTCAGTGGCTCCAAAGTGCTCGGCTCTGAAATTAAGctagaaaaagcaaaagagaacaagaaag ACCGTGATGCAAGGACACTGTTTGTCAAGAACCTGCCATACAAAGTGACTCAGGAGGAGCTAAAGGAAGTGTTTGAAGATGCCATTGAGGTCAGACTGGTCTGCACCAAGGATGGGACCCCCAAAGG AATTGCCTACGTGGAGTTTAAGACAGAAGCCGATGTAGACAAGGCCTTGGAAGAGAAGCAAGGCACTGAGATCGATGGCCGGGCCCTCATCCTGGACTACACAGGGGAGAAGAGCCAGGGCCAGGAGAATTCCAGGGGGAAGAACAACTCTTGGGGCAGCAGCAACAGCAAGCCCATGGACTCGAAGACGCTGGTCCTGAACAACCTGGCCTACAGTGCCACCGAGGAGAGTCTGCAGGAGGTCTTTGAGAAGGCCACCTCCATCAGCCTGCCCCAGAACAACCAGGGCCGGCCCAAAGG GTATGCCTTTATCGAGTTTGCCTCTGTGGAAGACGCCAAGGAAGCTTTGACGACTTGTAACAACATTGAGATTGAAGGCAGAGCCATCCGGCTGGAGCTGAAGGGACAGAAGACATCAAATGCAGCTCCCCGAAACC AGTCCTACAAAACCTTGTTCGTCAAAGGCCTCTCTGAAGATACAACGGAAGAAACGTTAAAAGATTCGTTCCAAGGCTCAGTAGGCGCCAGGATAGTCACAGACAGGGAGACAGGGTCTTCGAAAGG GTTCGGTTTTGTGGACTTTGGCTCAGAGGAAGAGGCCAAAGCCGCAAAAGAGGCCATGGAGGATGGGGAGATCGATGGAAATAAAGTAACCCTGGACTGGGCCAAGCCTAGCGGCTTCGGAGGCAGAGGAGGTGGCCGTGGCGGTGGCGGTGGAGGCCGGGGTGGCTTCGGCGGCCGAGGGGGCGGCAGAGGTGGCCGAGGCGGCTTCGGAGGCAGAGGCCGAGGAAGCTTTGGAG GTCGGGGCGGTTTCCGAGGAGGCCGAGGAGGCGGAGGTGGAGGTGACACCAAGCCACAAGGAAAGAAGACGAAGTTTGAATAG